Genomic window (Melioribacteraceae bacterium):
CATTCTTTTGCTCATCAGTTTCATATTTGGTTTCCGCAACAACACTTACAAATTCAGTTCCCATTGCGGCATCATCTTCACCGAAAGCAATTACTCTTCCCGGTATTACACCGTTAACCTGATTAACCGCATCTTCGATATCTTCGGGATAAATATTTTTACCGGCAACAATTATAATATCTTTCTTTCTGCCAATTATAAAATATTCCCCTTCATATTCAAATCCATAATCACCCGAATAGTACCATCCTTCCTGGTCAACAACTTCGGCAGTTTTTTCGGGATAATTTCTGTATCCATCAAATTGAGAAACAGACTTAACGGCAATTTCACCAACAATATTTTTAGGAATGATATTCCTATTTTCATCAACAATTTTTATTTGGCAACCATCGATCAACTTGCCAGAAGAAACGCAAACACGTGGGACTGAATTTTCTGTAGCAAGTTCTACTATTCCATTAGAAAGTTTATTTCTATCAACGGTAACTTCCTTAATTTTTGTGCCCGGTTCTGTTTGTATTACAGAAAGAGTCATCTCCGCCATTCCATACATTCCAGTTAATGCTAAAGGATTAAAACCATACTTCTTCATCTTATCGGCAAACTTTTGATGTGAGTCGTGTCTAATTGGCTCGCTTGCATTAACTAATAACCTTAAGCTCGATAAATCAAGTTCTTCCAATTCCTCATCATGAATTTTTTCTGCGTAAATGTTGTAAGCGAAGTTGGGCAAAAATCCAACGGTTGCTTTCTCTTTTGAAATTGATTCGAGGTGAATAATAGGGGCAAGAACCCATTCAAATGGATCAATCTGAATTGAAGGAATTCCATATGCAAGAGGAAGATGGAATGCCCCAATCAATCCCATATCATGATAAAGTGGCAACCAAGTTGAAATTATATCTTTGTCGTTGAACTTAAGCGCTTTACCAAAATTATTTACATGTTTTAAGACTGCTGCGTGTGAAAGTACCACTGGTTTCTGTAAACCTGTTGTACCGGATGAATGTTGTAATAAAAGAGCATCATTCTCGTTTATAGTTTGACTTATATTTTCAATTTCCTCATCAATCTTTGAATCAAATTCATCCTCCAAATTCCACTCAAGCGGATGAAATATTGATTTAACTGTGCTACCTGTTTTCTCTACCAATGGTTTTACTAAAGGTTCAAGGTCACTTTGAATAAGAAGATAATCCAAACCTGATCTTTGAGCCATTCCTTCCAAACCCTGTCTAAATTTTTCTGGATGAAGTCGTGGATTAGGATATGCCAGAATAGAAGGAAGCACTCCAGTTCTAATAATTCCCAAATACAGTGGATAGAAGAGAGGATTGTGTTTAATAATTATAGCGCAAACATCCCCTTTTTTAATTCCCGACTTATGAATCATTATAGAGAATTTTTTAGCTGTCTCAATAAGTTCTTTAAATGAAATTCTTATTGGTTCTTCGCCGGCTACCCAATGTATTATTGCACTTCGATCGGGAAATTTCTCGGCATTTTCCTGCCAGCGATTCCACAATGTGTTTGGTTTTGATGAATTCATGCGCTCCTGCTAATTAATTGGCGAACAATTCAGTTAATAATAATTTTTCTATTTAAATTTTGCAAATTCATCGAGAAGAGCCTCGGTAAAAAGTTGAGCTACTTTTTTTGCTCCTTGTTCATTAAAATGTATATAATCTTTAAATGCTAATGGTGGATTTGCCGAAACCCAAGTAGCCATAGAGTTTTCTCCTCCCATCGCATCAAACAAACTCCAAAATGCAACGTCAGCTTTTTCGGCTATAGTTTTTTGCACTGCATGTAATTGAAGGATTGCAGGGTCTGTAACAAAGCTATTTCCTTTTTTCATCGCTTTATCGTGAACACTTACAAGAATTATACTAGACTTTGGAAATGCTGATTTGAAATTATTAATTACTTTTATCATTTCCCTCTCGTACCAAGAGTAATCTGTGCGGGTACCGGCTATGTTCAATCCAAATTCAAGAATGATAAGTTTATAATCTAAATATTTCGAAAAATCTTTAAGCATAGAAACTTGTAATGACCCCAAATCAACGCCTGAATTTCCACGC
Coding sequences:
- a CDS encoding AMP-binding protein, producing the protein MNSSKPNTLWNRWQENAEKFPDRSAIIHWVAGEEPIRISFKELIETAKKFSIMIHKSGIKKGDVCAIIIKHNPLFYPLYLGIIRTGVLPSILAYPNPRLHPEKFRQGLEGMAQRSGLDYLLIQSDLEPLVKPLVEKTGSTVKSIFHPLEWNLEDEFDSKIDEEIENISQTINENDALLLQHSSGTTGLQKPVVLSHAAVLKHVNNFGKALKFNDKDIISTWLPLYHDMGLIGAFHLPLAYGIPSIQIDPFEWVLAPIIHLESISKEKATVGFLPNFAYNIYAEKIHDEELEELDLSSLRLLVNASEPIRHDSHQKFADKMKKYGFNPLALTGMYGMAEMTLSVIQTEPGTKIKEVTVDRNKLSNGIVELATENSVPRVCVSSGKLIDGCQIKIVDENRNIIPKNIVGEIAVKSVSQFDGYRNYPEKTAEVVDQEGWYYSGDYGFEYEGEYFIIGRKKDIIIVAGKNIYPEDIEDAVNQVNGVIPGRVIAFGEDDAAMGTEFVSVVAETKYETDEQKNELRIAILRAGMSIDVVIHKVYIVPARWLIKSSSGKPSRKANKERLIEENDPLVWSK